The proteins below come from a single Cannabis sativa cultivar Pink pepper isolate KNU-18-1 chromosome 3, ASM2916894v1, whole genome shotgun sequence genomic window:
- the LOC115709323 gene encoding small ribosomal subunit protein RACK1, which produces MAAEGLVLRGIMRSHTDMVTAIACPIDNSDIIVTASRDKSLILWKLTKDDKTYGVPHRRLTGHSHFVQDVVLSSDGQFALSGSWDGELRLWDLAAGVSARRFVGHTKDVLSVAFSIDNRQIVSASRDRTIKLWNTLGECKYTITDGEAHNDWVSCVRFSPNNLQPTIVSASWDRTVKVWNLSNCKLRCTLAGHGGYVNTVAVSPDGSLCASGGKDGVILLWDLAEGKRLYSLDAGSIIHALCFSPNRYWLCAATENSIKIWDLESKSIVEDLKVDLKAEAEKTDDTHVATANKKKVIYCTSLSWSADGSTLFSGYTDGVIRVWGIGRY; this is translated from the exons ATGGCAGCTGAAGGACTAGTTCTCCGTGGCATCATGAGGTCTCACACCGACATGGTAACAGCCATCGCTTGCCCAATTGACAACTCGGACATCATCGTCACTGCTTCCCGTGACAAATCCCTAATCCTATGGAAACTCACCAAGGACGACAAGACCTACGGTGTTCCTCACCGCAGGCTAACCGGCCACTCCCACTTCGTCCAAGACGTCGTTCTCTCATCCGACGGTCAGTTCGCTCTTTCTGGATCTTGGGATGGTGAGCTTCGTTTATGGGATCTAGCAGCCGGAGTCTCAGCAAGGAGATTCGTTGGTCACACAAAAGATGTTCTTTCTGTGGCTTTCTCGATTGACAATCGTCAGATTGTTTCTGCTTCTCGTGACCGTACGATCAAGCTTTGGAACACACTCGGTGAGTGTAAGTATACTATTACTGATGGTGAAGCTCATAATGATTGGGTTAGTTGTGTTAGGTTTAGTCCTAATAATCTTCAGCCAACTATTGTTTCTGCTTCATGGGATCGTACTGTTAAGGTTTGGAATCTTTCCAACTGTAAACTGAGGTGTACTCTTGCTGGTCATGGTGGGTATGTTAACACTGTTGCTGTTTCACCTGATGGTTCACTCTGTGCCAGTGGTGGTAAAGATGGTGTTATCTTGCTTTGGGATTTGGCTGAGGGAAAGAGATTGTATTCTCTTGATGCTGGTTCTATTATTCATGCTCTTTGCTTTAGCCCTAACAGGTACTGGCTTTGTGCTGCTACTGAGAACAGTATTAAGATCTGGGATTTGGAGAGTAAGAGTATTGTTGAGGATTTGAAGGTTGATCTTAAGGCTGAGGCTGAAAAGACTGATGATACCCATGTTGCAACTGCCAACAAGAAGAAG GTTATATACTGCACAAGCTTGAGCTGGAGTGCTGATGGAAGCACTTTGTTTAGTGGATACACCGATGGAGTAATTAGAGTTTGGGGAATCGGTCGTTATTAG